In a genomic window of Candidatus Paceibacterota bacterium:
- the rpsC gene encoding 30S ribosomal protein S3 yields the protein MSHTVHPYSHRLGIIRDWRSRWFLMHKGYRTALKADLLIREFLTEALRANFLGGIDIERNRKVLRVVVKTSRPGMLIGKAGDGVVKLRAKILKLLKNNKAEIDGQELKLDVEEIRSPESNASIVAMMVAESLEKRLPFRRVMKQTVEKIIANKDVQGVRVHLGGRLGGAEIARSEDMKRGRIPLQTLRADIDFAREKAHMTYGDIGIKVWIYKGEIFREKGKDGKKE from the coding sequence ATGTCACACACCGTTCATCCATATTCACATCGCCTTGGAATCATTAGAGACTGGAGAAGTCGCTGGTTCCTCATGCATAAAGGCTATCGCACCGCTCTCAAAGCAGATCTTCTCATTCGTGAATTTTTGACAGAAGCTCTACGTGCAAATTTCCTCGGTGGTATAGATATAGAACGTAATCGCAAAGTTTTGCGTGTTGTTGTGAAGACTTCTCGTCCAGGTATGCTCATCGGTAAAGCAGGGGATGGTGTTGTGAAGCTTCGTGCAAAGATCCTCAAGCTTTTGAAGAACAATAAAGCTGAGATTGATGGTCAAGAATTGAAACTTGATGTTGAAGAGATCCGCAGTCCAGAATCAAACGCTAGTATTGTAGCAATGATGGTTGCAGAGTCTTTAGAAAAGCGCTTACCATTCCGTCGTGTTATGAAGCAGACTGTTGAGAAGATTATTGCAAACAAAGATGTTCAAGGAGTTCGTGTACACCTAGGAGGTCGCTTGGGTGGTGCAGAGATCGCTAGAAGTGAAGATATGAAGAGAGGCCGTATTCCTCTTCAAACTTTGCGAGCTGATATTGATTTTGCCAGAGAGAAAGCTCATATGACATATGGTGATATCGGAATCAAAGTTTGGATATACAAGGGCGAGATATTCAGAGAAAAGGGTAAAGATGGCAAGAAGGAATAA
- the rpmC gene encoding 50S ribosomal protein L29: MKIKDIKTKTIPDLMKLRAEKHEALRVFRFGTAGAKSKNVKEAKTIKKDIARIETILTASRKSA, translated from the coding sequence ATGAAGATCAAAGATATTAAAACCAAGACTATTCCAGACCTTATGAAACTTCGTGCCGAAAAGCATGAAGCTCTAAGAGTATTTCGTTTTGGAACAGCTGGAGCCAAGTCTAAGAATGTCAAAGAAGCCAAGACTATCAAGAAAGACATTGCTCGTATTGAGACGATTCTCACTGCTAGTAGAAAGTCAGCTTAG
- the rplN gene encoding 50S ribosomal protein L14, producing MIQPRSIVNIADNSGAKIGRIFKVLGASKKRYAEIGEMVILSVQKAEPRKAIKKKDVLRAVVVRQTKPLRRKDGSYIRFDENAVVIIEREKKEPLAGRIFGPIPREVGEAGFKTIVSRSAEIV from the coding sequence ATGATTCAACCACGTTCAATTGTAAATATTGCTGATAACTCCGGAGCCAAGATCGGACGTATCTTCAAAGTACTCGGAGCTTCAAAGAAGCGTTATGCCGAGATCGGTGAGATGGTTATCCTTTCTGTACAAAAAGCCGAACCTCGCAAAGCTATCAAGAAGAAAGATGTTCTCCGTGCAGTAGTTGTTCGTCAGACCAAACCTCTACGTCGCAAAGATGGTTCTTATATCCGTTTTGATGAAAATGCAGTAGTTATCATTGAAAGGGAGAAGAAGGAACCTCTCGCAGGACGTATCTTCGGACCTATCCCAAGAGAAGTTGGTGAAGCTGGATTCAAAACGATTGTTTCTAGATCAGCTGAAATTGTTTAA
- the rplX gene encoding 50S ribosomal protein L24, whose translation MHIKKGDNVIILSGDDKGKTGKVVKAFPSTNKILVEGINTVRKHERARKEGQKGQTVTISMPFNASKAKNADEAKPVKTAKPAKSTKK comes from the coding sequence ATGCATATCAAAAAAGGAGACAACGTAATAATATTGTCGGGTGACGACAAAGGAAAGACAGGTAAAGTCGTCAAAGCTTTTCCTAGTACAAACAAGATTCTTGTTGAAGGTATAAATACCGTCAGGAAACATGAGCGTGCTCGCAAGGAAGGTCAGAAGGGTCAAACGGTTACAATTTCTATGCCGTTCAATGCTTCCAAAGCCAAGAATGCTGATGAGGCAAAGCCTGTAAAGACAGCAAAGCCAGCCAAGTCAACAAAAAAGTAG
- the rpsQ gene encoding 30S ribosomal protein S17: MTTTTTTKIKTTPQTFVGVVVSDKMKDTCVVAIKRFVKHAKYDKYQNKLTKLMAHDAGNTKKIGDKATIEACRPMSKRKSFKVIK, from the coding sequence ATGACAACAACCACAACAACCAAAATCAAGACAACCCCACAGACATTTGTCGGTGTAGTTGTTTCTGACAAAATGAAAGATACTTGCGTGGTTGCTATCAAGCGCTTCGTAAAGCATGCAAAGTATGACAAATACCAGAACAAGCTTACAAAGCTCATGGCACATGACGCTGGTAATACAAAGAAGATTGGTGATAAGGCTACCATTGAGGCTTGCCGACCAATGTCAAAGAGAAAGTCTTTCAAAGTCATCAAATAA
- the rplV gene encoding 50S ribosomal protein L22 translates to MITASLKNYRISPRKVRVVANMIRGKSAVEARNILLYADKKAKGPLNDLLASAVANAKNNFKIEVDTLFVKEIRVDQGFVMKRQMPVSRGSAHPIKKRTSHVSITLAPKVEVEKKAKVKKVFSVKKTIKK, encoded by the coding sequence ATGATTACCGCCTCACTCAAAAATTACCGCATCTCTCCTCGCAAAGTCCGCGTTGTTGCAAATATGATCCGTGGCAAGAGTGCTGTTGAGGCTCGTAACATTTTATTGTATGCCGACAAGAAAGCAAAAGGTCCTTTGAATGACCTATTGGCTTCAGCTGTTGCAAATGCAAAAAACAACTTCAAGATTGAGGTTGATACTTTGTTTGTAAAAGAGATTCGTGTAGATCAAGGCTTCGTCATGAAGCGTCAGATGCCAGTATCTCGTGGTTCAGCTCACCCTATAAAGAAGAGAACCAGTCATGTTAGTATCACCCTTGCTCCAAAGGTTGAAGTAGAGAAAAAGGCAAAAGTAAAGAAAGTATTTTCAGTAAAGAAAACAATCAAAAAATAA
- the rplP gene encoding 50S ribosomal protein L16 has protein sequence MLFPKKVKHRKWFTMRTHPAKEATHADTRGVEVSFGSFGLKAMNYARITSNQLEAARKVMARYATKSGKVWIRVFPDHPYTQKPAEVKMGKGKGDPVGFIAEVKPGRIMFEIDGVDQKIASEALRKAGTKLPVKTKIVARI, from the coding sequence ATGTTATTTCCTAAAAAAGTAAAACATCGCAAGTGGTTCACTATGAGAACCCATCCAGCCAAAGAGGCGACACATGCCGATACTCGTGGAGTTGAAGTTTCATTTGGTTCATTTGGCCTCAAGGCAATGAATTATGCTCGTATTACTTCCAACCAGCTAGAAGCTGCTCGTAAAGTTATGGCACGCTACGCTACAAAGTCAGGCAAGGTTTGGATTCGTGTTTTTCCAGATCATCCATATACTCAGAAGCCAGCTGAAGTAAAGATGGGAAAAGGAAAGGGAGATCCGGTAGGTTTCATCGCTGAAGTCAAACCAGGACGTATCATGTTTGAGATTGATGGTGTAGATCAAAAGATTGCTTCTGAAGCACTCCGCAAGGCTGGAACAAAACTTCCTGTAAAGACCAAGATCGTAGCTAGAATATAA
- the rpsS gene encoding 30S ribosomal protein S19: MSRSLKKGPYVDENLLKKIAGKKPAVTATIKTWARRSQISPEMVGFTFGVHNGRIHIDVLVTEDMVGHRLGEFASTRKFVRHGGKMQKEIEMKAKEAEMTAAKSAKEAATAVAAPKK, encoded by the coding sequence ATGTCACGATCACTAAAGAAAGGCCCATACGTTGATGAAAATCTTTTGAAAAAGATTGCCGGCAAAAAGCCTGCCGTAACAGCTACAATAAAGACTTGGGCAAGACGCTCACAGATTTCCCCAGAAATGGTTGGTTTTACGTTTGGTGTTCATAATGGCAGGATTCACATTGATGTTTTGGTTACAGAAGATATGGTAGGTCATCGTCTAGGAGAATTCGCATCTACACGCAAGTTCGTTCGTCACGGAGGTAAGATGCAAAAGGAGATTGAGATGAAGGCCAAGGAAGCTGAGATGACTGCTGCCAAGTCTGCCAAGGAAGCTGCTACAGCCGTAGCTGCACCAAAGAAATAA
- a CDS encoding HAMP domain-containing sensor histidine kinase produces MTYQIILDNNQILTGSVLRAGITIVIFIIIVTAIIIYISKRLTENRRLKYEFITIVAHKFRTPLTYVKWLCDALIPEEMDPFKKKSLEDVKTSNQKLIDLTGTLIEIADSESSGGATYAYENIPLGEFVKGVSSNFKDAFHNKNIFLGIHCDDNEIKVKADKTRLEFIIHTLLENASIYTSTGKNVEVTVSGTSSKAIISIQDNGIGISKQDLPHIFTKFFRGKNAKSTDTEGFGVGLYLASSIIKHLGGKMTAESDGENLGSKFTIVLPRVK; encoded by the coding sequence ATGACATACCAAATTATTTTAGATAATAATCAGATATTAACAGGGTCAGTTTTACGAGCTGGTATAACAATCGTTATTTTTATAATCATCGTTACAGCGATAATTATTTACATATCCAAACGACTTACTGAAAATAGACGCTTAAAATATGAGTTTATTACCATTGTTGCTCACAAATTCCGTACACCACTCACCTATGTCAAATGGCTCTGCGACGCACTCATTCCAGAAGAGATGGATCCATTCAAAAAGAAAAGTTTAGAAGATGTAAAGACTTCCAATCAAAAACTCATTGATCTTACAGGAACTTTGATAGAAATCGCTGATTCAGAAAGTTCCGGTGGAGCAACTTACGCCTACGAAAATATCCCCCTCGGCGAATTCGTCAAAGGCGTGTCCAGCAATTTCAAAGATGCCTTCCATAATAAAAACATCTTTCTTGGTATTCATTGTGATGACAATGAAATAAAGGTCAAAGCTGACAAGACCAGATTAGAATTTATCATTCATACCCTCCTAGAAAACGCTTCTATCTATACCTCAACTGGGAAAAATGTAGAGGTTACAGTTTCTGGAACATCATCAAAAGCTATCATTTCTATTCAAGACAACGGTATAGGTATATCAAAACAGGATCTTCCTCATATATTCACCAAATTCTTCCGCGGTAAAAACGCCAAATCAACCGACACTGAAGGTTTCGGAGTTGGTCTTTATCTAGCTTCTTCCATAATCAAACACCTTGGTGGCAAGATGACCGCTGAATCTGATGGTGAAAATCTAGGCTCAAAATTTACTATTGTTTTACCGAGGGTGAAATAG